A part of Arthrobacter dokdonellae genomic DNA contains:
- a CDS encoding OsmC family protein, protein MEPNEHHYGINVYWTGNRGTGTSGYKDYGRDHSVTAVGLPTLLGSADRTFHGDRERWNPELLLVTALSQCHMLSYLHVAVMRGVVVTQYQDAATGTMVLNPDGSGQFSSVTLRPMIAVADPATEDLALSLHAEASRKCFIARSVNFPVHHEPGLAAPTQD, encoded by the coding sequence ATGGAACCGAACGAACACCACTACGGGATCAACGTATATTGGACGGGCAACCGGGGCACCGGGACGTCCGGCTACAAGGACTACGGCCGCGACCACAGCGTCACGGCCGTTGGCCTGCCCACGCTGCTGGGCTCCGCGGACAGGACGTTTCACGGCGACCGGGAGCGCTGGAACCCCGAGCTGCTGCTGGTGACAGCCCTCTCGCAATGCCACATGCTCTCCTACCTGCATGTGGCCGTCATGCGCGGAGTGGTCGTCACCCAGTATCAGGACGCGGCCACCGGCACCATGGTGCTGAACCCTGACGGCAGCGGCCAGTTTTCCTCCGTCACGCTGCGCCCGATGATCGCCGTGGCGGACCCCGCCACCGAGGATCTGGCGCTGTCCCTGCATGCCGAGGCGTCACGGAAATGCTTCATAGCCCGCAGCGTGAACTTCCCGGTCCACCACGAGCCCGGGCTGGCGGCGCCCACCCAGGACTGA
- a CDS encoding globin, protein MLPIPPKLGHPLPSTSSPAPAPVTAPAATPVTAGPADESAYADTFYGQIGGHATFEKIIHVFYEGIAADPLLRAMYAEEDLGPAERRMLMFMEQYWGGPRTYLEERGHPRLRMRHVPFAVTPEARDRWLAAMRKGVDAAELAPLHDATLWDYLERAAASLVNASSDPSQRA, encoded by the coding sequence ATGCTCCCGATCCCCCCAAAGCTGGGGCATCCGCTGCCGTCGACCTCGAGCCCGGCCCCGGCGCCTGTCACGGCGCCCGCCGCGACGCCCGTAACGGCCGGTCCTGCCGACGAGTCGGCCTACGCCGACACGTTCTACGGCCAGATCGGCGGGCACGCCACGTTTGAAAAGATCATTCACGTCTTTTATGAGGGCATTGCCGCGGATCCGCTGCTGCGCGCCATGTACGCCGAGGAGGACCTGGGCCCGGCAGAACGCCGCATGCTCATGTTCATGGAACAGTACTGGGGAGGCCCGCGGACGTATCTGGAGGAACGCGGACACCCGCGGCTGCGCATGCGCCACGTGCCGTTTGCCGTCACGCCGGAGGCACGCGACCGCTGGCTCGCCGCCATGCGCAAGGGCGTGGACGCCGCCGAACTCGCGCCGCTGCACGACGCCACTCTCTGGGACTACCTGGAACGCGCCGCGGCCTCGCTTGTCAACGCTTCTTCGGACCCGAGCCAGCGCGCCTAA
- a CDS encoding acyl-CoA thioesterase, translating into MAQAIQISLQVRFGDIDAYNHVNNVVYLQYLEDARVQLIHTPFAADRPSGGAASFNDLIGDELFTLVGRNEIEYLAPIAFRTEPVFVNIWVTRVGGSSFDFGYTITDADTSVVFAQAATSMVLVSRSTGRPVRLTAAQRAALETWRGGPVSFRRRPAESPAGVVHPAVAAVEGAF; encoded by the coding sequence ATGGCCCAGGCAATCCAGATTTCCCTCCAGGTTCGCTTCGGCGACATCGACGCGTACAACCACGTCAACAACGTTGTCTATCTGCAGTATCTCGAGGACGCCCGGGTCCAGCTCATTCACACGCCGTTCGCCGCGGACCGGCCGTCCGGCGGCGCCGCGAGCTTCAACGACCTCATCGGCGACGAGCTCTTCACCCTCGTGGGACGCAACGAGATCGAATATCTGGCACCGATCGCCTTTCGCACGGAGCCGGTGTTCGTCAACATCTGGGTGACCCGCGTGGGCGGCTCCAGCTTCGACTTCGGCTACACCATCACGGACGCGGACACCTCCGTCGTGTTCGCCCAGGCCGCCACCTCCATGGTCCTCGTCTCGCGCAGCACGGGCCGCCCCGTCCGGCTGACCGCGGCCCAGCGCGCGGCCCTTGAAACGTGGCGCGGCGGTCCCGTGTCTTTCCGGCGCCGGCCCGCGGAGTCTCCCGCCGGCGTCGTCCATCCCGCAGTAGCCGCCGTCGAAGGAGCGTTCTGA
- a CDS encoding DUF6993 domain-containing protein, with the protein MTAHTTTPRQPLPSAKKRLRTIGAILVLAAALAVRGCSPLPSATVETGALASAGPAIQSGPSVAAPKAAPKAAAKPTQPASATDALAENVRVLLIKVGAATKSPNRGQMMAAMLEAGAAKGKVEVSIDRTPTGLAVDAIEAAAPVAGDCVIGQVRDGKAVVSVLPLLASGRCFVGDQR; encoded by the coding sequence GTGACTGCGCATACCACGACGCCCCGCCAGCCGCTGCCGTCCGCCAAAAAGCGCCTGCGCACGATCGGCGCAATCCTGGTGCTCGCGGCAGCCTTGGCCGTCAGGGGCTGTTCACCGCTTCCCTCTGCCACCGTTGAAACCGGCGCCTTGGCTTCTGCCGGACCGGCAATCCAATCCGGCCCATCCGTGGCAGCACCGAAGGCAGCACCGAAGGCCGCAGCGAAGCCCACGCAGCCGGCGTCGGCCACGGACGCGTTGGCCGAAAACGTGCGGGTGTTGCTGATTAAGGTCGGCGCCGCCACCAAGTCGCCCAACCGCGGGCAGATGATGGCGGCCATGCTGGAGGCCGGCGCGGCCAAGGGCAAGGTGGAGGTTTCCATTGATAGGACGCCCACCGGCCTGGCCGTGGATGCCATCGAGGCCGCCGCTCCCGTGGCCGGGGATTGCGTCATTGGCCAGGTGCGCGACGGCAAGGCCGTCGTCAGCGTCCTGCCGCTGCTTGCCTCCGGGCGTTGCTTTGTCGGCGACCAGCGTTGA
- a CDS encoding acyl-CoA thioesterase, producing the protein MNATPPRAAPMDQLLHLLDLSDAGGARTDEDIFVGPGESHAVRPRLFGGQVLAQSIIAASRTVDADRLVHSMHGYFLRPGDAASPITFGVERLRDGRSFSARRAHAYQGGKPILSLIASFQAPDGGVEHQEPMPAGVPDPETLPTAAEVLGEIDHPVAQAWAYDRPFDIRHVDPNIYFQAPADHVAQQAVWMKSMGPMPDDQSVHRAALAYASDYTLLEPVLRRHGLSWATPGMSVASLDHAMWWHRPLRVDDWLLYVADSPSASGARGLSRGRFYNRDGELVASVAQEGMLRLPAGTPVD; encoded by the coding sequence ATGAATGCCACGCCGCCACGCGCCGCCCCGATGGACCAGCTGCTTCACCTCCTCGACCTGTCCGACGCCGGCGGGGCCCGGACCGATGAGGACATCTTCGTGGGCCCGGGAGAGTCACATGCTGTCCGGCCCAGGCTCTTTGGCGGGCAGGTGCTGGCGCAGTCGATCATCGCGGCGTCGCGGACGGTCGACGCGGACCGGCTCGTGCACTCGATGCACGGCTACTTCCTGCGCCCCGGGGACGCCGCCTCGCCCATCACCTTCGGCGTGGAGCGGCTGCGAGACGGCCGCTCCTTCTCCGCACGGCGCGCGCACGCCTACCAGGGCGGCAAGCCCATCCTGTCCCTGATCGCGTCCTTCCAGGCGCCCGACGGCGGCGTGGAGCACCAGGAGCCGATGCCCGCGGGCGTGCCGGATCCGGAAACGCTGCCGACGGCGGCCGAGGTGCTGGGCGAGATCGACCACCCCGTGGCGCAGGCATGGGCATATGACCGGCCCTTCGACATCCGCCACGTCGACCCCAACATCTACTTTCAGGCGCCGGCCGACCACGTGGCGCAGCAGGCCGTGTGGATGAAGTCAATGGGCCCGATGCCGGATGACCAGAGTGTGCACCGCGCGGCCCTCGCCTACGCCAGCGACTACACGCTGCTGGAACCGGTGCTCCGCCGCCACGGCCTCAGCTGGGCAACGCCGGGCATGAGCGTGGCCAGCCTGGACCACGCCATGTGGTGGCACCGCCCGCTGCGCGTGGACGACTGGCTCCTCTACGTGGCCGACTCCCCCAGCGCGTCCGGCGCGCGTGGCCTCAGCCGCGGCCGTTTCTACAACCGCGACGGCGAGCTGGTTGCCTCCGTGGCACAGGAGGGCATGCTCCGGCTGCCCGCCGGGACGCCGGTCGACTGA
- a CDS encoding GIY-YIG nuclease family protein: protein MHAISRPQTIQIFLPQGDPSGIRMAEITTRTVRVFDVPRSLVSGFLAMPEASQVGLYFLFGIGSEDGTACYIGQSGNVGGRLKQHVSGKDFWERAIVAVSLTNTWTDTHVGFMEWEAISRAGKASRYPLLNGNAASNRYTPAPLEADCNEYLETISVLIATLGYPALESIRKNTRESPSEVAAERLYLRQSGCQAEADPTSEGLVVLAGSVGNSRSRPSAAKSIVRGRQSLVERGIAEIRGDQIVMAHDYLFSSPSQAAAMLVGGSVNGRDSWKNAAGKSVNEIEADIVEKTVTAQVVQSLGRTPAF from the coding sequence ATGCATGCCATTTCACGTCCCCAGACGATTCAGATCTTTCTGCCTCAAGGCGACCCATCCGGCATCCGCATGGCCGAAATCACTACACGAACGGTTCGCGTCTTCGACGTGCCCCGGTCCCTGGTTAGTGGCTTCCTCGCCATGCCTGAAGCGTCGCAAGTGGGCCTCTACTTCCTATTTGGCATCGGTTCCGAAGACGGCACCGCCTGCTACATAGGACAGAGCGGCAATGTCGGCGGCAGGCTGAAGCAACATGTTTCAGGCAAAGATTTCTGGGAACGCGCCATCGTCGCAGTCTCGTTGACGAATACGTGGACTGACACTCATGTGGGATTCATGGAATGGGAAGCCATTTCACGTGCAGGAAAGGCAAGTCGATACCCGCTCTTGAACGGCAACGCCGCTTCCAATCGTTACACGCCGGCTCCGCTGGAGGCCGACTGCAATGAGTATTTGGAGACCATCTCCGTCTTGATTGCCACTCTCGGTTACCCCGCACTGGAATCGATCCGAAAAAACACCCGAGAATCTCCCAGCGAGGTTGCAGCGGAACGACTGTACCTTCGCCAGTCCGGGTGCCAGGCCGAAGCCGACCCTACTTCCGAAGGACTTGTGGTTCTTGCCGGTTCGGTGGGGAATTCGCGATCACGCCCGTCTGCCGCAAAGTCGATCGTCCGTGGCAGGCAATCCCTTGTTGAGCGAGGTATCGCGGAAATTCGAGGGGACCAGATCGTCATGGCCCATGACTATTTGTTTTCAAGCCCGAGCCAGGCAGCTGCCATGCTGGTTGGCGGGAGCGTTAACGGCCGCGATAGTTGGAAAAACGCCGCCGGAAAATCCGTCAACGAGATCGAAGCCGACATCGTCGAAAAAACAGTCACCGCCCAAGTAGTACAGTCTCTTGGAAGAACACCAGCTTTTTGA
- the ettA gene encoding energy-dependent translational throttle protein EttA: MAEFIYTMSNARKAVGDKLILDNVSMSFFPGAKIGVVGPNGAGKSTILKIMAGLDTPSNGEARLSAGYSVGILLQEPPLNEEKTVLGNVQEGVGEIYGKIQRYNEISEEMASPDADFDTLLEEMGKLQEAIDAADAWDIDSQLEQAMDALQCPPGDSDVTVLSGGERRRVALCKLLLQKPDLLLLDEPTNHLDAESVNWLEQHLKSYAGAVLAVTHDRYFLDHVAEWIAEVDRGHLYPYEGNYSTYLEKKRARLEVQGKKDAKLAKRLSEELDWVRSNAKGRQTKSKARLARYEEMAAEADRTRKLDFEEIQIPPGPRLGSVVLEASKLQKGFGDRILIDGLSFTLPRNGIVGVIGPNGVGKSTLFKTIVGLEPLDGGNLKVGETVKISYADQSRGGIDPDKTLWEVVSDGLDYIQVGNVEMPSRAYVAAFGFKGPDQQKKAGVLSGGERNRLNLALTLKQGGNLLLLDEPTNDLDVETLSSLENALLEFPGCAVVVSHDRWFLDRVSTHILAYEGTDENPANWHWFEGNFDSYEADKVARLGVDAARPHRVTHRRLTRD; encoded by the coding sequence ATGGCGGAATTTATTTACACGATGTCCAACGCCCGCAAGGCCGTGGGCGACAAACTCATTCTTGACAACGTAAGCATGTCCTTTTTCCCCGGTGCCAAGATCGGCGTCGTAGGACCCAATGGTGCCGGCAAGTCCACCATTTTGAAGATCATGGCCGGGCTGGACACCCCCTCCAACGGCGAGGCCCGGCTCAGCGCCGGCTACTCCGTGGGCATCCTGCTCCAGGAACCGCCGCTGAACGAGGAAAAAACCGTCCTGGGCAACGTCCAGGAAGGCGTGGGCGAAATCTACGGCAAGATCCAGCGCTACAACGAGATCTCCGAGGAAATGGCCAGCCCCGACGCCGACTTCGACACCCTCCTTGAAGAGATGGGCAAGCTGCAGGAAGCCATCGACGCCGCCGACGCCTGGGACATCGATTCCCAGCTCGAGCAGGCCATGGACGCGCTGCAATGCCCGCCGGGCGACTCCGACGTCACCGTGCTCTCCGGTGGTGAGCGCCGCCGCGTCGCCCTGTGCAAGCTGCTCCTGCAGAAGCCGGACCTGCTGCTCCTTGACGAGCCCACCAACCATCTGGACGCCGAATCCGTCAACTGGCTGGAACAGCACCTCAAGAGCTACGCCGGCGCCGTCCTGGCCGTCACCCACGACAGGTACTTCCTGGACCACGTGGCCGAATGGATCGCCGAAGTGGACCGCGGCCACCTCTACCCCTACGAGGGCAACTACTCCACGTACCTGGAGAAGAAGCGCGCCCGCCTGGAAGTGCAGGGCAAGAAGGACGCCAAGCTCGCCAAGCGCCTCTCCGAGGAACTCGACTGGGTCCGCTCCAACGCCAAGGGCCGCCAGACCAAGTCCAAGGCCCGCCTGGCCCGCTACGAGGAAATGGCCGCCGAGGCCGACCGCACACGCAAGCTCGACTTCGAGGAAATCCAGATCCCGCCGGGCCCGCGCCTGGGCAGCGTGGTGCTGGAGGCGAGCAAGCTGCAAAAGGGCTTCGGCGACCGCATCCTGATCGACGGGCTCTCCTTCACGCTCCCGCGCAACGGAATCGTCGGCGTCATCGGCCCGAACGGCGTCGGCAAGTCCACCCTGTTCAAGACCATCGTGGGCCTGGAACCGCTCGACGGCGGCAACCTCAAGGTGGGCGAGACCGTCAAGATCTCCTACGCGGACCAGAGCCGCGGTGGCATCGACCCGGACAAGACCCTGTGGGAGGTCGTCTCCGACGGGCTTGACTACATCCAGGTCGGCAACGTCGAAATGCCGTCCCGAGCCTACGTTGCCGCGTTCGGCTTCAAGGGCCCGGACCAGCAGAAGAAGGCCGGAGTGCTCTCCGGCGGTGAGCGGAACCGTCTTAACCTGGCGCTCACCCTCAAGCAGGGCGGCAACCTGCTGCTCCTCGATGAGCCCACCAACGACCTCGACGTGGAAACCCTCAGCAGCCTGGAAAACGCGCTGCTGGAATTCCCCGGCTGCGCCGTGGTAGTCTCCCACGACCGCTGGTTCCTGGACCGGGTGTCCACCCACATCCTGGCCTACGAAGGCACCGATGAGAACCCGGCCAACTGGCACTGGTTCGAGGGCAACTTCGACTCCTACGAAGCCGACAAGGTGGCCCGCCTCGGCGTGGACGCGGCCCGTCCGCACCGCGTCACCCACCGCCGCCTGACTCGCGACTAG
- a CDS encoding single-stranded DNA-binding protein has protein sequence MANFLTIRGFVCSAVEVRNTPTGLVVGNFRMGSTHRRQDPITNVWVDGDTNWFRINVFRALAQNAVSSIHKGDRIIVVGRLHLVNYLRKDGSPGISVEIDAESIGPDLQFGTALYARMGGQRQAGGSAFQSGSRSPGVETHADAGEDPADHQADRDEAPDLDLDTELAELDPNSAEADGEPDEGETVDKQTGEVSSGNVPF, from the coding sequence GTGGCAAACTTCCTCACCATACGCGGCTTTGTGTGCTCAGCCGTCGAAGTCCGCAACACCCCAACCGGGCTGGTCGTGGGCAACTTCCGAATGGGCTCCACCCATCGCCGGCAGGACCCCATCACCAATGTCTGGGTCGACGGCGACACCAACTGGTTCCGCATCAACGTCTTCCGCGCGCTCGCCCAAAATGCAGTATCCAGCATCCACAAGGGCGACCGCATCATCGTGGTGGGCAGGCTCCACCTGGTCAACTACCTCCGCAAGGACGGGAGTCCCGGGATCAGCGTCGAGATTGATGCCGAAAGCATCGGCCCGGACCTGCAATTTGGAACGGCCCTGTATGCGCGGATGGGAGGGCAGCGGCAGGCTGGTGGATCGGCATTCCAGAGCGGTTCACGGTCCCCTGGCGTTGAGACTCACGCGGACGCCGGGGAGGATCCTGCGGATCATCAAGCTGACCGCGACGAGGCACCCGATCTCGACTTGGACACCGAGCTGGCCGAACTGGACCCAAACAGCGCCGAGGCCGACGGCGAACCGGACGAAGGGGAGACGGTGGACAAACAGACAGGCGAAGTGAGCAGCGGCAACGTGCCGTTCTGA
- a CDS encoding mechanosensitive ion channel family protein, with protein MPLNALETAGNTFLENLYYAGLAVVIALVAWLILHYLIRLVVKRVEKGTWHQRTFGWVRPVFRNLDPVLRALDNERRGQRARTIGTLLNSLLTVIVVVIAVFYVLLAFQVNIGPLLASVGVVGIAIGFGSQQLIRDFLAGIFITLEDQYGIGDVIQTSEVIGQVEYVGLRITRVLGEDGTLWYLRNGEILRLGNRSKGHYVAPEDPNTEAEPLPPAAPSAAAAAPLAPPPAGAPLAGTMPTGSTPTATTPQAPPAAPAPTAPGLGTASSASTQATPLTTEPHESAE; from the coding sequence TTGCCCCTGAACGCCCTTGAAACTGCAGGCAACACGTTCCTGGAAAACCTGTACTACGCCGGGCTTGCCGTGGTCATAGCCCTGGTCGCCTGGCTGATCCTGCACTACCTGATCCGGCTGGTCGTCAAGCGCGTGGAAAAGGGCACCTGGCACCAGCGCACCTTCGGCTGGGTAAGGCCCGTCTTCCGGAACCTGGACCCCGTGCTGCGTGCCCTGGACAACGAACGCCGCGGCCAGCGCGCCCGGACCATCGGCACCCTGCTGAACTCGCTGCTGACCGTCATCGTGGTGGTCATTGCCGTGTTTTACGTGCTGCTCGCGTTCCAGGTCAACATCGGGCCCCTGCTGGCCAGCGTGGGCGTGGTGGGCATTGCCATCGGCTTCGGCAGCCAGCAGCTGATCCGCGACTTCCTGGCCGGCATCTTCATCACCCTGGAGGACCAGTACGGGATCGGCGACGTCATCCAGACCAGTGAGGTCATTGGCCAGGTGGAGTACGTGGGCCTGCGCATCACCAGGGTGCTGGGCGAGGACGGGACGCTGTGGTACCTGCGCAACGGTGAGATCCTGCGTCTTGGCAACCGCAGCAAAGGCCACTACGTCGCGCCCGAAGACCCGAACACCGAGGCTGAGCCACTCCCCCCGGCCGCGCCTTCCGCCGCGGCGGCCGCACCCTTGGCGCCGCCCCCAGCGGGAGCGCCGTTGGCAGGCACAATGCCCACCGGCTCAACCCCGACGGCCACAACGCCACAGGCACCACCAGCGGCACCGGCACCAACAGCACCCGGTCTGGGAACGGCGTCGTCTGCATCCACGCAGGCAACGCCGCTCACCACCGAACCCCACGAATCCGCAGAGTAG
- a CDS encoding SGNH/GDSL hydrolase family protein: MSLGLIAGIAGAPAIAQTTTAQATLTYTVMGDSYSAGSGAGNETAPCGQSTSGYANDVAAMTGAALTNIACAGFTTTQVAQLEVPQLSPATKLITITAGGNDVAWTTAVGTCLSPAATAAMCKAAVANSIYLMTKVPKNATTMLKAIKAKAPHARILYLGYPRLFEPENMGAPTFTATQVSGAKLLNGAADLLNGVLAVTALSNRVAFVPVAYRFAGHAVPSAQPWLNYPAPFGSSAFPFHPNATGYLDGYAAAIRPFL; encoded by the coding sequence ATGAGCCTGGGGCTCATTGCAGGCATCGCCGGAGCCCCGGCCATCGCCCAGACCACCACGGCCCAGGCCACGCTGACGTACACGGTCATGGGCGATTCCTATTCGGCTGGCTCGGGTGCCGGAAACGAGACCGCGCCGTGCGGCCAGAGCACGTCGGGCTATGCCAACGACGTGGCCGCCATGACCGGCGCCGCGCTGACCAACATCGCATGTGCCGGCTTCACCACCACCCAGGTCGCCCAATTGGAGGTGCCGCAGCTTTCGCCGGCCACGAAGCTGATCACGATCACCGCCGGCGGCAACGACGTCGCCTGGACCACGGCCGTGGGCACGTGCCTTTCACCGGCCGCCACGGCGGCCATGTGCAAGGCCGCCGTCGCCAACTCGATCTACCTGATGACCAAGGTGCCCAAGAACGCCACCACGATGCTCAAGGCCATCAAGGCCAAGGCGCCGCACGCGCGAATACTGTACCTGGGCTACCCGCGCCTCTTTGAGCCGGAGAACATGGGCGCGCCGACCTTCACGGCCACCCAGGTCAGCGGCGCGAAGCTCCTCAACGGCGCTGCCGACCTCCTCAACGGGGTCCTGGCTGTCACCGCACTATCCAACCGCGTGGCCTTCGTGCCGGTGGCGTACCGCTTCGCCGGCCACGCCGTGCCGTCGGCCCAGCCATGGCTGAACTACCCCGCTCCCTTCGGAAGCAGCGCATTCCCGTTCCACCCGAACGCGACCGGCTACCTGGACGGCTACGCGGCGGCCATCAGGCCGTTCCTCTGA
- a CDS encoding McrC family protein, giving the protein MLRHVVLDELQSLAEPVTLDGETAVLLRDSGLVSVSPALNGQWTVLPCGTVGAVQISDLLVEVRPKSKLKLSSLLFLLGYAKDPGFRPVDVAGLEDGELFSALAESLARQVQGALARGVLNGYVNVDEALRTVRGRIRVGDQMSRRPGMLLPLEVSYDDFTVDIAENRLLRSAIRLMLLVPRLTEDVRGRLAHLDSKLDGVQPLRFGAGIPAWTESRLNEHYVPALRLAEIILRNMSAEAGLGRHQVASFVVTMSTVFEDFVTTALSEALASRPGITMPQYPVFLDKDDQLASSARIRMYVDVVHTIYGTPSLIFDAKYKASSWSGAYPNADYYQMLAYCTALELSRAWLVYAGRGTPRQRTIAHSHIRIIEFPIDVSQNPKALVASVQNLADAAMQAFEEDSLAFAGVE; this is encoded by the coding sequence ATGCTGCGCCACGTTGTTTTGGACGAGTTGCAGTCATTGGCCGAGCCCGTCACTCTGGACGGCGAGACGGCAGTGCTCCTTCGAGACTCTGGCCTGGTCAGCGTATCGCCCGCCCTCAATGGCCAATGGACAGTGTTGCCATGCGGGACTGTGGGCGCCGTCCAGATTAGTGACCTGCTCGTGGAGGTCAGGCCGAAGTCTAAACTGAAACTCAGCAGCCTGCTCTTTCTCTTGGGGTACGCCAAGGATCCTGGATTCAGGCCCGTGGATGTTGCCGGTTTGGAAGACGGGGAACTTTTCTCGGCGTTGGCGGAGTCGCTGGCCAGGCAGGTGCAGGGTGCCTTGGCGCGGGGCGTACTCAACGGGTATGTTAACGTGGACGAGGCTCTCCGAACAGTCCGTGGCCGTATTCGTGTGGGCGACCAAATGTCACGGCGGCCTGGAATGCTGCTCCCCTTGGAAGTTTCCTACGACGACTTCACTGTGGATATCGCGGAGAATCGCCTCTTGCGTTCCGCCATCAGGTTGATGCTTTTGGTTCCCCGGTTGACGGAGGACGTGCGTGGCCGGCTTGCCCATTTGGATTCCAAGCTCGACGGCGTCCAGCCGCTGCGCTTTGGAGCCGGGATCCCAGCTTGGACCGAGTCCCGGCTGAACGAACACTACGTCCCCGCTCTGCGCCTGGCCGAGATCATTTTGCGGAACATGTCCGCGGAAGCCGGACTGGGGCGCCACCAGGTGGCGTCATTCGTGGTGACCATGTCCACCGTATTCGAGGACTTCGTTACGACGGCGCTTAGCGAGGCCCTCGCCAGTCGTCCCGGGATCACCATGCCGCAGTATCCGGTATTTCTGGACAAGGACGACCAGCTGGCGTCGTCGGCAAGAATCCGAATGTATGTGGACGTCGTACACACGATTTACGGCACGCCGTCACTCATTTTCGACGCCAAGTACAAGGCCTCGTCGTGGTCAGGTGCCTACCCCAACGCGGACTACTACCAAATGCTCGCTTACTGCACTGCCCTGGAATTGTCGAGAGCTTGGTTAGTCTACGCCGGGCGGGGCACGCCACGGCAGAGAACCATAGCCCACAGTCACATCAGGATCATCGAATTTCCGATCGACGTGTCGCAGAATCCCAAAGCACTGGTGGCGAGCGTGCAGAACCTGGCGGACGCGGCGATGCAGGCGTTCGAGGAGGATTCATTGGCATTCGCTGGAGTCGAATGA